From the Roseibium sp. HPY-6 genome, one window contains:
- a CDS encoding NUDIX hydrolase, which produces MVAISKDEDEQVCWSVLKSDTVYDTGQHLRIVRQTVGLPEGQIVDDYYRIDLPSFTAVYAFTEKDEVLLLRQYKHGVGKVCLTLPGGQIDAGEDPEFSARRELLEETGYGGGRWTTGPALVVHGNQRIARAHIFLARHVFQLSQANSGDLEDANVVTMRHEDVRRSILAGELPVSSHMAAFGVAEALFAEGT; this is translated from the coding sequence ATGGTTGCCATTTCAAAAGACGAGGATGAACAGGTTTGCTGGTCGGTGCTCAAAAGCGACACGGTCTATGACACCGGCCAGCATTTGCGGATCGTTCGCCAGACCGTCGGTCTTCCGGAAGGGCAAATTGTCGATGATTATTATCGGATCGATTTGCCATCCTTCACTGCGGTCTACGCATTTACGGAAAAAGATGAGGTTCTCCTTCTTCGCCAGTACAAGCACGGGGTTGGAAAGGTTTGCCTGACCTTGCCGGGAGGCCAGATCGACGCCGGCGAAGACCCGGAGTTTTCCGCTAGGCGAGAGTTACTGGAGGAGACCGGCTACGGAGGCGGTCGCTGGACGACAGGTCCTGCGCTTGTCGTGCATGGCAATCAGCGCATTGCCCGGGCGCATATCTTCCTTGCGCGCCACGTCTTCCAGCTTTCACAGGCCAATTCCGGCGACCTGGAAGACGCAAATGTCGTCACGATGCGCCACGAAGATGTTCGCCGGTCGATCCTGGCAGGAGAGCTTCCCGTGTCGTCACATATGGCAGCCTTCGGTGTTGCGGAAGCGTTGTTTGCCGAAGGCACCTGA
- a CDS encoding multidrug efflux RND transporter permease subunit, with amino-acid sequence MKLPQFFIDRPIFAVVLSAFITIVGALSYFTLPIAQYPEVAPPTVQVRAQYPGASAETIAQTVATPLEQQINGVEGMLYLSSQATGDGNLTVTVTFELGTDLDAAQVLVQNRVAIAEPRLPEEVQRLGVITQKASPDLLLVVHMFSPDGSKDDLYITNAAQRVRDELTRLGGVGDITIFGARDYAMRIWLDPERIAALEMTPGEVLSALRSQNAQIASGLLNQQPTPTASAFELSVQTAGRLASPEEFERVIVKRGDDGRIVRLSDVGRVELGAADYTTRAYLDRNPAVAMVVNQRPGTNALATAEEVLSTVERLSQDFPEGLAYDVIYNPTEFIQASIDAVVATMIEAVLLVVAVVLLFLGTWRAAVTPILAIPVSLVGTFAVMSALGYSINNLSLFGLVLAVGIVVDDAIIVVEGIEKHIRDGLKPREAARKTMTEVSGALIATSLVLAAVFIPTAAVAGISGEFYRQFAVTITVATAISLFVSLTLSPALASLLLRPHGTQKPGLVMRPVVWALAKFDSGFDRLSSGYATTTKRLVRAPLIMLSLFGGLLLLTDHQFSKVPSGFIPEQDQGYYITVVQLPPGASLDRTDAVVRTAVDELLDIEGVEHAAVFAGFNGATFTTESNTGVIFFTTTPFAEREEKGIVAEAVLSEARQRMAALNEAAIFVIAPPPVRGIGTGGGFKMMLQDTGNVGPAALEQAARALSAEANADPGLVAVFSLYSTGTPRVWAEIDRERAEMLNVPVAAVNEALEVYLGSAYVNDFNLFGRTYRVIAQADASFRETAEDVARLRTRSDDGAMVPLGAVATFENTTGPLRQPRYNLYPAAAVQGQTMPGVSSAEALDKMEAIAERVLPAGVSYEWTELSYQEKNTDDTALLVFGFAVLFVFLVLAAQYESLALPLAVILIVPMVLLSAITGIWLAGLDNNILVQIGFVVLVALASKNAILIVEFARQAETEGLNRWDAAVRAARTRLRPIVMTSLAFILGVVPLMLATGAGAEMRQALGTSVFSGMLGVTLFGLLFTPVFYVVVRAVEDRIAGMRSPASEADIQEA; translated from the coding sequence ATGAAACTTCCGCAATTTTTCATAGACAGACCTATTTTCGCAGTCGTGCTTTCGGCGTTTATCACGATCGTCGGCGCGCTCAGCTATTTCACGCTGCCAATCGCGCAGTATCCTGAGGTGGCACCACCGACCGTCCAGGTCCGGGCACAGTATCCGGGCGCTTCCGCCGAAACGATCGCGCAGACAGTGGCAACCCCGCTCGAACAACAGATCAATGGTGTCGAAGGCATGCTGTATCTGTCTTCGCAGGCAACCGGCGACGGTAACCTGACTGTCACCGTGACGTTTGAACTCGGTACCGATCTCGATGCGGCTCAGGTCCTGGTGCAAAACCGGGTCGCCATTGCCGAACCGCGCCTGCCGGAGGAAGTTCAGCGGCTTGGTGTAATTACCCAGAAGGCATCGCCGGATCTGTTGCTGGTGGTACACATGTTCTCGCCGGACGGCTCCAAAGACGACCTTTACATCACCAACGCCGCTCAGCGCGTGCGCGATGAACTGACACGTCTTGGCGGCGTTGGCGACATCACCATCTTTGGGGCGCGCGATTACGCCATGCGGATCTGGCTCGATCCGGAGCGCATCGCAGCGCTTGAGATGACACCGGGCGAGGTCCTCTCAGCCCTTCGCAGCCAGAACGCGCAGATTGCCTCCGGACTGTTGAACCAGCAGCCGACCCCGACCGCCTCTGCCTTCGAGCTTTCCGTTCAAACGGCAGGCCGCCTGGCGTCACCCGAGGAGTTCGAACGGGTCATCGTCAAAAGGGGCGATGACGGGCGTATTGTTCGATTGAGCGATGTCGGCCGCGTCGAACTTGGTGCTGCCGACTACACGACGCGCGCCTATCTTGACCGCAATCCTGCCGTCGCGATGGTCGTGAACCAACGTCCGGGAACCAATGCGCTTGCAACCGCTGAAGAGGTTCTGAGCACGGTTGAACGGCTGAGCCAAGACTTCCCCGAAGGTCTGGCCTACGACGTCATCTACAATCCGACCGAGTTCATTCAGGCTTCGATTGACGCAGTCGTTGCCACAATGATCGAGGCAGTGCTGCTGGTCGTTGCCGTGGTCCTGTTGTTCCTCGGCACATGGCGTGCCGCCGTGACGCCCATTCTCGCGATCCCGGTCTCCCTCGTCGGTACGTTCGCAGTGATGTCCGCGCTCGGATACTCGATCAATAACCTGTCCCTGTTCGGACTCGTGCTGGCCGTCGGCATCGTGGTCGATGATGCAATCATCGTCGTGGAAGGCATCGAAAAGCACATTCGCGATGGCCTGAAGCCGCGCGAAGCGGCCCGCAAGACAATGACAGAGGTTTCGGGTGCATTGATCGCAACGTCACTGGTGCTGGCGGCAGTCTTCATCCCGACGGCGGCAGTTGCCGGTATCTCGGGAGAATTCTATCGCCAGTTCGCGGTGACCATCACAGTTGCAACGGCTATCTCGCTGTTCGTCTCCCTGACCCTGTCGCCAGCATTGGCAAGCCTGCTGCTCAGGCCGCATGGCACTCAGAAACCCGGTCTTGTGATGAGACCGGTGGTCTGGGCCCTGGCGAAGTTTGACAGCGGTTTTGACCGTCTTTCGTCCGGCTACGCGACAACGACCAAGCGTCTGGTTCGTGCGCCGCTGATCATGCTGAGCCTCTTTGGCGGGCTGCTGCTCCTGACGGACCATCAGTTCTCCAAGGTTCCGTCCGGCTTTATCCCGGAGCAGGACCAAGGCTACTACATCACCGTCGTGCAGTTGCCCCCTGGCGCCTCGCTTGATCGCACAGACGCTGTTGTCCGCACTGCTGTCGATGAACTGCTGGACATCGAAGGTGTCGAACATGCGGCTGTGTTTGCAGGCTTCAATGGTGCCACCTTTACAACGGAATCGAATACAGGCGTGATCTTCTTCACCACGACGCCCTTCGCCGAACGTGAAGAGAAAGGTATCGTGGCCGAAGCGGTTCTGTCTGAAGCGCGCCAGCGGATGGCCGCACTCAACGAGGCTGCAATCTTCGTCATCGCACCTCCGCCCGTGCGCGGCATCGGCACCGGTGGCGGCTTCAAGATGATGCTCCAGGACACGGGCAATGTGGGTCCGGCCGCGCTGGAACAGGCCGCAAGAGCGCTGTCGGCCGAAGCCAACGCTGATCCTGGTCTTGTTGCGGTCTTCTCGCTCTATTCGACCGGTACGCCGCGCGTCTGGGCCGAGATAGACCGTGAGCGTGCCGAGATGCTGAACGTGCCCGTGGCTGCCGTCAACGAAGCGCTGGAGGTCTATCTCGGATCGGCCTACGTCAACGACTTCAACCTGTTCGGCCGCACGTACCGCGTGATCGCACAAGCTGACGCTTCGTTCCGTGAAACCGCCGAGGACGTTGCCCGGCTGCGGACACGCTCCGATGACGGTGCAATGGTTCCGCTGGGGGCCGTTGCGACGTTCGAAAACACCACGGGCCCCTTGCGGCAGCCGCGATACAATCTTTATCCGGCTGCGGCAGTCCAGGGTCAGACAATGCCCGGAGTATCTTCGGCAGAAGCCCTGGACAAGATGGAAGCCATCGCCGAACGGGTGCTTCCGGCAGGCGTCTCCTACGAGTGGACGGAACTGAGTTATCAGGAAAAGAACACTGACGACACAGCACTTCTGGTGTTCGGCTTCGCTGTCCTGTTCGTCTTCCTGGTGCTCGCCGCCCAGTATGAGAGCCTGGCCTTGCCGCTGGCGGTCATCCTGATCGTACCGATGGTGCTCCTGTCTGCGATCACCGGCATCTGGCTTGCCGGCCTCGACAACAACATCCTGGTCCAGATCGGGTTTGTCGTTCTCGTCGCCCTTGCCTCGAAAAACGCGATCCTGATCGTGGAGTTCGCACGGCAGGCGGAAACAGAAGGTCTGAACCGTTGGGATGCGGCGGTGCGCGCCGCGCGGACCCGGCTGCGGCCCATCGTTATGACCTCGCTCGCGTTCATCCTCGGGGTCGTTCCGCTGATGCTGGCGACGGGTGCGGGAGCTGAAATGCGGCAAGCGCTCGGCACTTCGGTCTTCTCCGGAATGCTCGGCGTGACGCTCTTCGGCCTCCTGTTCACACCGGTGTTTTATGTGGTGGTGCGCGCAGTGGAAGACCGGATTGCGGGAATGCGGAGCCCGGCCTCTGAAGCAGACATACAAGAAGCTTAG
- a CDS encoding sigma-54 dependent transcriptional regulator, protein MKVLIVEDALPLATVYGHQLSRAGLESVHVETGSDAMSRLRKGGISVVLLDLQLPDMSGMDVLASIREERLPVTVVVVTSSGSIKTAVDAMQAGAYDFIVKPVAEERLVTTTRNALERETLTEVVEEVRKPAQGKVQHGFVGSSLPMTAVYKMIESVARSNASVFITGESGTGKEVCAEAIHRSSPRAKKPFVPLNCAAIPKDLIESEIFGHIKGAFTGATSDRDGAAARADGGTLFLDEICELELNLQAKLLRFLQSGTIQKVGSDSLKKVDARIVCATNRDPLEEVEAGRFREDLYYRLHVLPIGLPPLRARGTDVLELARHFLSQFSGEEGKDFKEFSVEAEEALLAHSWPGNVREMQNTIRNLVVLNEGPIVGSDMLTTLQGRVPAAPRSEGAPVARLEANVRETEGAAAPVGSGNWPALTLPLGQSFDTLERKIIEATIDACGGSLPKTARVLEVSPSTLYRKKEIWAEQDGEPDNADEIPSESA, encoded by the coding sequence TTGAAGGTTCTGATTGTTGAAGACGCATTGCCCCTTGCGACAGTCTATGGTCATCAGCTTTCCCGTGCGGGTCTGGAATCGGTTCACGTGGAAACCGGCTCAGATGCGATGAGCCGCTTGCGGAAGGGCGGGATCAGCGTGGTCCTGCTCGACCTGCAACTGCCGGATATGAGCGGTATGGACGTTCTGGCTTCCATTCGCGAAGAAAGGCTTCCCGTTACAGTTGTTGTCGTCACCAGTTCCGGGTCTATCAAGACCGCGGTCGATGCGATGCAGGCCGGAGCCTATGACTTTATCGTCAAGCCGGTTGCCGAGGAAAGGCTTGTTACGACGACGCGCAACGCGCTTGAACGCGAAACCCTGACCGAAGTGGTTGAGGAGGTTCGCAAACCGGCGCAGGGCAAGGTTCAGCACGGTTTCGTGGGCTCTTCTCTGCCAATGACCGCCGTATACAAGATGATCGAGAGCGTCGCCCGCTCCAACGCGTCTGTGTTCATTACCGGTGAAAGCGGCACCGGCAAGGAGGTCTGCGCCGAGGCGATCCATCGGTCAAGCCCGCGTGCCAAAAAACCGTTTGTCCCGCTCAACTGTGCCGCAATTCCGAAGGATCTGATCGAATCCGAAATTTTCGGTCACATCAAGGGCGCCTTTACGGGTGCGACATCGGACAGGGACGGCGCGGCCGCACGCGCGGATGGCGGGACACTGTTTCTGGATGAAATCTGCGAACTGGAGTTGAACCTCCAGGCCAAACTGCTTCGGTTCCTGCAAAGCGGAACAATTCAGAAGGTAGGCAGCGATTCACTGAAGAAAGTCGACGCGCGGATTGTCTGTGCAACCAACAGGGATCCCCTGGAAGAAGTGGAGGCAGGGAGGTTCCGCGAGGATCTTTATTACCGCCTTCATGTCTTGCCGATCGGCTTGCCACCGCTTCGAGCTCGCGGCACCGATGTTCTGGAATTGGCAAGACACTTCCTCAGTCAGTTTTCAGGCGAAGAGGGTAAGGATTTCAAAGAGTTCTCCGTCGAGGCGGAAGAAGCATTGCTGGCACACTCCTGGCCAGGCAACGTACGTGAAATGCAAAACACCATCCGCAATCTTGTCGTTCTGAACGAAGGACCCATCGTCGGGTCGGACATGCTGACGACATTGCAGGGACGCGTGCCGGCAGCACCGAGAAGCGAAGGGGCTCCGGTCGCCCGGTTGGAGGCGAACGTGCGGGAAACTGAGGGTGCCGCCGCACCGGTTGGTTCTGGGAACTGGCCTGCACTGACACTGCCGCTCGGACAGTCATTCGATACCCTGGAGCGGAAAATCATCGAGGCGACGATAGACGCTTGTGGCGGCAGTTTGCCCAAAACTGCGCGCGTCCTTGAGGTCAGCCCCTCGACGCTCTACAGGAAAAAGGAAATCTGGGCAGAGCAGGACGGGGAGCCCGATAACGCGGATGAGATTCCCTCGGAAAGCGCCTGA
- a CDS encoding PAS domain S-box protein, which yields MRKWIRELTYDATFWLVLVFISASAIAAYVLAVDFGQKARTADLAAAARAQSELLTAARSFYSREVIDKLYSSQDVSVSHDYHGKELTIPAPVSMTLALEDELKAQGASSAIRMLSNHPWPWRKDRELDEFEQEALAALEKTPDVPYQRLEHRDEGTFFRSATAVRMEESCVACHNTHPESPKTVWEVGDIRGIQEVVIPASALYGTGFTSINNLIFMLAVAFAAALALTFVLSLQRQRAMMRLAGLAEAEREKNDALVKATTRAEAGEAQVSAILDTMLDGVLTISPKGEILSATRTAQMMFGAERAEDLVGCLISDFLTETGNENLPFECFPGTTNAIETAGKRLEVVGVRLNGEEYPVEMSLSEVVVDGSASYTAIFRDLTDEKAAAAKVKQAETRLVDAIESLPDGFVLYDADDRLVLCNSKYKEFYSSSADLIQPGVKFEDIIRNGAMRGQYQVPEGILEDWVALRMEHHQNPGAPMEQHLDDGRWLRVIETRTSEGGLVGFRVDITELKNREAELRRNEDLLRNVVDASFDGVIVMNGDGIVLDFSPAAVDVFGWDASEIVGEKMSDYIIPDKYRKAHDDGLAKFLKTGEGPVLGKRIEIEGQHKDGHEIIVELAIRHTKGAEGPLFLGYVRDITERKAADAALRDAKEKAEAANEAKAKFLAMMSHEIRTPMNGVLGILSLLRDTELNPAQADYVKTARESGRSLLELINDILDFSKLEAGRMELDPAPFRLKSLVKSVVDLFMPIAQDQGLQLLMKYPSSLPQNVIGDAGRLRQVILNLVSNAVKFTEIGFVEISVDIEKDDPLEPTFRFSVKDSGIGIPEDKHEALFGDFVTVDTSYTKKQGGTGLGLAICRQIAHLMDGEVLVESEQDVGSTFVFVVPIKLSEDQSSLLDEERDDTVAELPNDLIILLAEDNATNQIVVSHALQSSGCDIDIANNGKEAVQAASKRDYDCILMDISMPEMDGIEATQRIRRGQRNVETPIVALTAYSLRGDKERFLESGMTDFLAKPVEKEDLLACIAKNVHRHATVSSGEKVDVKTASLAAARDILHTMPDELKQKLLQQFMDDTVKRRQAALEAIEAGDPNQLERATHALKSVAGTFGAVELATIATTVNTLVRDDKMTAAIGKSDELAEVCDRTLTEVKALADEIGVKVVSED from the coding sequence ATGCGCAAGTGGATCCGGGAACTCACCTACGATGCCACGTTCTGGCTGGTCCTGGTCTTTATTTCGGCTTCTGCCATTGCAGCCTACGTGCTCGCCGTTGACTTCGGGCAAAAGGCACGAACCGCAGACCTGGCCGCGGCAGCGCGCGCGCAGTCGGAGCTGTTGACTGCTGCGCGATCCTTCTATTCCCGCGAAGTGATCGATAAACTCTATTCGTCGCAGGACGTCTCTGTCAGTCACGACTACCACGGCAAGGAGCTGACCATTCCGGCGCCGGTGTCCATGACACTTGCTCTCGAGGACGAGCTCAAAGCACAAGGCGCCAGCAGCGCAATCCGGATGCTGTCGAACCACCCATGGCCCTGGCGCAAGGACAGGGAGCTCGATGAATTCGAACAGGAGGCGCTGGCGGCGCTCGAAAAGACGCCTGACGTTCCCTATCAACGCCTGGAGCACCGGGATGAGGGGACTTTCTTCCGAAGCGCAACAGCCGTTCGTATGGAGGAAAGCTGCGTTGCCTGCCACAACACGCATCCCGAGTCGCCGAAGACGGTCTGGGAAGTGGGTGACATCAGGGGAATACAGGAAGTCGTCATTCCGGCCAGCGCCCTTTACGGCACAGGCTTTACCTCGATCAACAATCTGATCTTCATGCTTGCGGTCGCATTCGCCGCCGCGCTGGCACTGACCTTCGTTCTTTCCCTGCAGCGCCAGCGCGCGATGATGCGGCTTGCAGGACTGGCCGAGGCCGAGCGTGAAAAGAACGACGCGTTGGTGAAGGCGACAACGCGCGCGGAGGCGGGAGAGGCGCAGGTCAGCGCGATCCTGGACACGATGCTCGATGGTGTTCTGACCATCTCTCCCAAAGGTGAAATTCTGAGCGCCACCAGGACGGCGCAGATGATGTTCGGTGCCGAACGCGCAGAGGATCTGGTCGGATGTCTCATTTCTGATTTTCTGACTGAAACCGGAAACGAAAACCTGCCGTTTGAGTGTTTTCCTGGCACCACGAACGCGATTGAAACAGCTGGAAAACGGCTGGAAGTGGTCGGCGTAAGACTGAACGGGGAGGAATACCCCGTGGAGATGTCCCTGTCGGAAGTCGTCGTTGACGGATCTGCGTCCTACACGGCAATTTTCAGAGATCTGACGGACGAAAAAGCCGCCGCCGCGAAAGTGAAGCAGGCAGAAACCCGCCTGGTCGATGCCATTGAATCGCTGCCGGACGGATTTGTACTTTATGACGCCGATGACCGGCTGGTTCTGTGCAATAGCAAATACAAGGAGTTCTACAGCTCAAGCGCTGACCTCATTCAGCCGGGCGTCAAGTTCGAGGACATCATTCGTAACGGCGCGATGCGAGGCCAGTATCAGGTGCCTGAGGGCATTCTGGAAGATTGGGTCGCGCTGCGCATGGAGCATCACCAAAATCCGGGTGCGCCGATGGAGCAGCATCTCGATGACGGGCGCTGGCTGCGCGTGATTGAAACGCGTACCAGCGAAGGCGGCCTTGTCGGTTTCCGGGTCGACATCACAGAGCTTAAAAATCGTGAAGCGGAGCTACGCCGGAACGAGGACTTGCTGCGAAACGTTGTCGATGCCTCGTTCGATGGCGTGATCGTCATGAACGGGGACGGTATCGTGCTTGATTTCAGCCCGGCCGCGGTCGATGTCTTTGGTTGGGACGCGAGCGAAATTGTCGGCGAAAAAATGTCCGACTACATTATTCCAGACAAATACCGCAAGGCCCATGACGACGGGCTCGCCAAGTTCCTGAAGACCGGTGAAGGACCGGTCCTTGGAAAGAGGATCGAGATCGAGGGACAGCACAAGGACGGTCACGAAATCATCGTCGAACTGGCCATCCGGCATACCAAGGGGGCGGAGGGACCGCTGTTCCTTGGATATGTGCGCGACATCACCGAACGCAAAGCGGCCGACGCTGCACTGCGGGACGCGAAGGAAAAGGCGGAAGCTGCCAACGAGGCGAAAGCGAAATTCCTGGCGATGATGAGCCACGAGATCAGAACGCCCATGAATGGTGTTCTGGGAATTCTCAGCCTGCTGCGGGACACCGAGCTGAACCCGGCGCAGGCGGACTACGTCAAGACCGCACGCGAATCCGGACGCTCCCTGCTTGAGCTGATCAACGACATCCTGGACTTTTCGAAGCTTGAAGCAGGTCGCATGGAACTTGATCCGGCGCCATTCCGGCTGAAATCATTGGTGAAGAGCGTTGTCGACCTGTTCATGCCGATTGCCCAGGACCAGGGGCTTCAGCTCCTGATGAAGTATCCCTCCAGTCTGCCGCAAAACGTGATCGGCGATGCCGGCCGACTGAGACAGGTGATCCTCAATCTTGTCTCCAATGCGGTCAAATTCACGGAGATTGGCTTTGTCGAAATTTCGGTCGATATCGAAAAGGATGATCCGCTCGAACCGACCTTCCGTTTCTCCGTTAAGGATTCTGGCATCGGCATTCCGGAAGACAAGCACGAGGCACTTTTTGGCGACTTCGTCACTGTCGATACCAGCTATACCAAAAAGCAGGGCGGGACAGGTCTCGGGCTGGCAATCTGCAGGCAGATCGCGCATTTGATGGACGGCGAGGTGCTTGTTGAAAGCGAGCAGGACGTCGGCAGCACGTTCGTCTTTGTCGTACCTATAAAGCTGTCTGAAGACCAATCGAGTCTTCTTGATGAAGAACGCGATGACACGGTTGCCGAACTGCCAAACGATCTGATCATTCTGCTTGCCGAGGACAATGCGACAAATCAGATCGTCGTCAGCCATGCCTTGCAGAGTTCAGGGTGCGATATTGATATCGCAAACAACGGCAAGGAGGCGGTCCAGGCGGCTTCGAAACGCGACTACGACTGTATCTTGATGGATATTTCGATGCCGGAGATGGACGGGATCGAAGCAACGCAGCGTATTCGGCGCGGACAAAGAAATGTCGAGACGCCGATTGTCGCCCTGACGGCCTATTCGCTGCGTGGTGACAAGGAACGTTTCCTGGAGTCCGGAATGACGGACTTCCTTGCAAAGCCGGTCGAAAAAGAAGACCTGTTGGCCTGCATTGCCAAAAATGTCCACCGGCATGCCACCGTTTCGAGCGGGGAGAAGGTGGACGTAAAAACCGCGAGTCTCGCGGCGGCGCGCGACATTCTCCACACCATGCCGGACGAGTTGAAACAAAAACTGCTTCAACAGTTTATGGATGACACTGTCAAACGGCGCCAGGCGGCCCTGGAAGCCATTGAAGCGGGTGATCCGAACCAGCTGGAACGGGCAACGCATGCGCTGAAGAGTGTCGCGGGTACGTTTGGTGCCGTCGAGCTGGCAACGATCGCGACCACGGTCAACACACTTGTGCGGGACGACAAGATGACCGCTGCCATCGGCAAGTCGGATGAACTTGCAGAGGTTTGCGACCGCACCCTAACGGAAGTTAAAGCTTTGGCTGACGAAATAGGTGTAAAGGTTGTGTCGGAAGACTGA
- a CDS encoding UDP-glucose/GDP-mannose dehydrogenase family protein translates to MNMIVSNIETARKIDGVELKLAEQKKAISVVGLGYVGAVSLACLSDLGHRVVGTDIDQDKVESIAWGQSPIHEDRLGELLTKGVSEDLLHATTNLERAVLETDVTFVSVGTPTSEDGGCDTRAIEAVARGIGEALANKDGFHIVVLRCSVPPGTTLDIMQPVLERYSNKIAGKDFGICFNPEFLREGTAIADFHAPPKTVIGVTDQTTADVLAEIYAPVDENPIVTSVEVAELVKYVDNVWHAAKVCFANEVGRLCKPMGIDSHAVMDIFVQDTKLNLSPYYLKPGFAFGGSCLPKEVRAVTHLAEKLGVATPMIDALTPSNQKQIEQAVDLVRKTDAKKVAVLGVAFKPGTDDLRESPALELIAELQEDGTEVIAYDPAIQPGPHISKQFEYMQHAAPHLKKVVDGLGQFMKETPDEAIREADVIVVTQKLPELRSVLRSKREESVIVDLVRISAEAPISPRYTGIGW, encoded by the coding sequence ATGAACATGATCGTCAGCAACATCGAAACCGCCCGTAAAATCGACGGCGTTGAACTGAAGCTTGCCGAACAGAAAAAAGCAATCAGCGTTGTTGGCCTGGGCTATGTCGGTGCCGTGTCGCTGGCGTGCCTGAGCGACCTTGGTCATCGGGTTGTCGGCACAGATATCGATCAGGACAAGGTCGAATCCATTGCCTGGGGACAGAGCCCCATTCACGAGGATCGCCTCGGTGAGCTTCTGACCAAGGGCGTTTCAGAAGACCTTCTTCACGCAACAACCAATCTGGAGCGCGCCGTTCTGGAAACCGACGTGACCTTCGTCTCCGTTGGTACACCGACCAGCGAAGACGGCGGATGCGATACCAGGGCGATTGAAGCCGTTGCACGCGGCATCGGCGAAGCCCTGGCCAACAAGGACGGGTTTCACATTGTTGTTCTGCGTTGTTCCGTCCCCCCGGGAACAACGCTCGACATCATGCAACCCGTCCTTGAACGCTACTCGAACAAGATCGCCGGAAAGGATTTCGGGATCTGCTTCAACCCGGAATTCCTGCGCGAGGGCACCGCAATTGCCGATTTCCACGCGCCGCCAAAGACGGTCATCGGTGTGACCGATCAGACGACCGCAGACGTGCTTGCGGAAATCTACGCCCCGGTGGACGAAAACCCGATCGTCACGAGCGTTGAAGTCGCGGAACTGGTGAAATATGTCGACAATGTCTGGCACGCGGCCAAAGTCTGCTTTGCCAATGAAGTCGGACGCTTGTGCAAGCCGATGGGCATCGACAGTCACGCGGTGATGGACATCTTTGTCCAGGATACGAAGCTCAATCTCTCGCCTTACTACCTGAAGCCGGGCTTTGCCTTTGGCGGGTCCTGCCTGCCGAAGGAAGTGCGTGCCGTGACGCACCTGGCGGAAAAGCTGGGCGTTGCGACGCCGATGATCGACGCACTGACACCGTCCAATCAGAAGCAGATCGAACAGGCCGTGGATCTGGTGCGCAAGACCGATGCAAAGAAAGTCGCCGTTCTCGGCGTGGCCTTCAAGCCCGGCACGGATGACCTGCGCGAGAGCCCGGCCTTGGAGCTGATCGCCGAACTTCAGGAAGACGGCACGGAAGTGATTGCCTACGACCCGGCCATTCAGCCCGGCCCGCATATCTCAAAGCAGTTCGAATACATGCAGCACGCGGCGCCACACCTGAAAAAGGTGGTCGATGGCCTGGGGCAGTTCATGAAGGAAACACCTGATGAGGCCATTCGTGAGGCCGATGTCATTGTCGTAACGCAAAAACTGCCGGAGCTTCGGAGTGTGCTCAGGTCCAAACGGGAGGAGTCGGTGATCGTGGATCTTGTCCGCATTTCGGCTGAAGCCCCCATCTCGCCCCGCTACACTGGCATCGGCTGGTAG